One genomic segment of Colias croceus chromosome 16, ilColCroc2.1 includes these proteins:
- the LOC123698394 gene encoding tumor necrosis factor alpha-induced protein 8-like protein, which produces MVATSMEGGAWCARDISLRAQKKFLSRVGGAASARALVLDEHAAKLLDQFLNVLRERVEKREAEKLVKHVIKSAVKLGVLRRHGQLTAADERALTAFRSKFQTVLMAVVSFSEVEFSYDRGFLQDALRESHQSLKSVVERHLSDKSVSRLAGVFALASRADLLDSLFAGQIDEGVLKLTRMLRKELDRGLL; this is translated from the exons CGATGGAGGGCGGCGCGTGGTGCGCCCGCGACATATCGCTGCGCGCGCAGAAGAAGTTCCTGTCGCGAGTCGGCGGCGCGGCCAGCGCGCGCGCGCTCGTTCTCGATGAACATGCTGCTAAGTTGTTGGATCAG tTCCTAAACGTCCTCCGGGAGCGCGTCGAGAAACGCGAGGCAGAAAAACTTGTGAAACACGTGATCAAGTCAGCGGTAAAGCTGGGCGTGCTGCGGCGGCACGGCCAGCTCACCGCGGCTGACGAGCGTGCGCTCACTGCCTTCCGATCCAAGTTCCAG ACGGTGTTGATGGCTGTGGTATCTTTCTCGGAGGTGGAGTTCTCGTACGACAGAGGCTTCCTGCAGGACGCGTTGAGGGAATCTCATCAGTCACTCAA ATCAGTAGTAGAGCGCCATCTATCGGACAAGTCGGTATCTCGTCTCGCCGGAGTGTTCGCGCTCGCGTCTCGAGCCGACCTCTTAGACTCATTATTCGCGGGACAAATAGACGAAGGAGTGCTCAAACTGACCAGAATGCTGCGAAAAGAATTAGACCGAGGCCTGCTTTAA